A DNA window from Synchiropus splendidus isolate RoL2022-P1 chromosome 2, RoL_Sspl_1.0, whole genome shotgun sequence contains the following coding sequences:
- the gemin6 gene encoding gem-associated protein 6, with translation MQDGWTQLGPLKWNRYVNRHVTVRTVKDDGLRGWLVTVDPVTSSLVLVNFEEGCGPHVQVVMGHAVQQVEVLQEADPEMSARLQSLFRPPEVTGLDPEERRRRCEQVRSWLEANRIPVEEEGEELRVAGVLTLVAPYRPEDCRSTNQIILDRVQRLLQNTSHS, from the exons ATGCAGGACGGATGGACTCAGTTGGGTCCGCTGAAGTGGAACCGCTATGTAAACAGACACGTGACCGTGAGAACCGTCAAGGACGATGGGCTCCGGGGGTGGCTGGTCACCGTGGACCCGGTAACCTCCAG TCTGGTCTTGGTGAACTTTGAGGAGGGCTGCGGGCCGCACGTGCAGGTGGTGATGGGCCACGCGGTGCAGCAGGTGGAGGTTCTGCAGGAGGCAGACCCAGAGATGTCAGCACGCCTGCAGTCCTTGTTCCGGCCTCCCGAAGTGACTGGTCTCGACCCCGAAGAGCGGCGGCGCCGGTGCGAGCAGGTCCGGAGCTGGTTGGAGGCAAACAGGATccctgtggaggaggagggagaggagctgAGGGTGGCTGGAGTTCTGACCCTTGTCGCTCCGTACCGACCCGAAGACTGCAGAAGTACAAACCAGATCATCTTGGACCGGGTCCAGAGGCTGCTGCAGAACACGAGCCACAGCTGA